The Arachis duranensis cultivar V14167 chromosome 2, aradu.V14167.gnm2.J7QH, whole genome shotgun sequence genome has a window encoding:
- the LOC107472980 gene encoding TMV resistance protein N isoform X1 codes for MIPISTHIPTKALKKTIFILLTIASKSKSTLESAMITDVPSSSSSSSPSVKTRRWINHVFISFRGEDTRKGFTDHLYAALERRGCIKTFKDDHDLESGEIISEGLIKGIQESMFALVVLSPNYASSRWCLDELQNIVECREKFNQVVFPIFYGVEPSDVRYQRGTFEEAFRKHEERFKEEEGKVQRWRDALQKVASYSGWDSKDNHEAALIERIVDHIQKLLIPKLPSWVGNLVGVESRMKKLNSLIGMQLDDVRFIGIWGMGGIGKTTTARLIYESIEEQFNFSCFLANIREVSATNGIVHIQRELLSHLSVRSNYFHNLFDGVKIIANSLHNKKVLLVLDDISERSQLENLAGKQEWFGPGSRIIITTRDKHLLMTHGVHQTCELEGLVQKEALHLFCLKAFKQDQPKSKYQNLCYEVVEYTRGLPLALEVLGSHLCGRTPEAWHSALKQLRSSPHPEIQNSLKISFESLSSTEREMFLDIACFFKGMDKDEVVEVLENCGHFPQIGIEILIEKSLVTLGRGNKLEMHDLLQEMGKNIVFQVSPNDPGKRSRLWSQDDTSHVLTQNKGTEAIQAIVHYAQPYEARWSSEAIQAKVRYTRPYEARWSSEAFSKTSNIRLLKIRNVCRLSHGLDCLPYALRVLDWQGCPLKTLPLTDQLDVVDINLSWSKIEQLWHGRKILHKLKCINLSFSDNLNQTPDFVEVPNLESLVLEGCTSLTEIHSSVMQLKKLVQLNLRGCKRLKALPGKMEMSSLKVLNLSGCSNMNTVPDFGNCMGHLAELHLDGTAVTELPSSLGCLVGLVLLHLQYCRYLLCLPDTIHKLKSLEVLNVSYCSKLSSLPKCLQEMNNLEELYASNTAIEELPLCLCYLENIKVVSFAGCKESTSELNCFRVASAVCGPSPLIRLDLSYCNLLAESIPDGFCGLSLLRDLDLSGNNFVNLPSDISKHTALEYLRLNSCKKLQSLPELPLSIKMIEASNCSSLVTSKFHPSSKCSIFASPLQWHLPREQKSLLKGICFPRTRFDMFITGNEIPSWFAPQKSSSFAEIPFPHPSPPTEWLGFALCFLLVADRPLGYYDAEITCYTATQTSLESRILVPDIQANKIMVPYKDDWRAESPVITRHLPDMEPKQPHLYILFLSIGEYLERMHTGYGFGLRSWSGRSLRIVQAGCRLVCKEDVQDIYGNHSHTSSVGPKEKKQKTNNNDGPSS; via the exons ATGATTCCAATTTCCACACACATTCCTACCAAGGCTCTTAAAAAGACCATATTCATACTCTTAACAATAGCATCAAAATCAAAGTCAACTCTTGAATCAGCAATGATCACTGATgtaccttcttcttcctcctcttcctctcccTCCGTCAAGACCCGTAGATGGATCAACCATGTATTCATCAGTTTCAGGGGTGAAGACACCAGAAAAGGTTTCACAGATCACCTTTATGCTGCACTGGAAAGAAGGGGTTGTATCAAAACTTTCAAGGATGATCATGACCTTGAGAGTGGGGAAATCATATCTGAAGGGCTCATCAAGGGAATTCAAGAGTCCATGTTTGCGCTTGTTGTCCTCTCACCAAACTATGCTTCCTCAAGATGGTGCTTGGATGAGCTGCAAAACATCGTTGAGTGCAGGGAAAAGTTCAACCAAGTGGTTTTTCCTATCTTCTATGGTGTAGAACCCTCTGATGTAAGGTATCAGAGAGGAACCTTTGAAGAAGCTTTCAGAAAACATGAAGAGAGGTTCAAAGAAGAGGAGGGTAAAGTCCAAAGATGGAGAGATGCATTGCAAAAAGTTGCAAGTTATTCCGGTTGGGACTCCAAAGATAA TCATGAGGCAGCATTGATTGAAAGAATTGTTGATCACATACAAAAATTACTGAttcctaagttgccatcatggGTAGGAAACCTCGTTGGTGTTGAATCAAGGATGAAAAAGTTGAATTCACTCATTGGTATGCAGTTGGATGATGTTCGCTTTATAGGTATATGGGGCATGGGAGGCATAGGAAAAACAACAACTGCCAGATTAATATATGAATCAATCGAAGAGCAGTTCAACTTTAGTTGCTTTCTTGCAAACATTAGAGAGGTTTCTGCAACAAATGGCATAGTTCACATCCAAAGGGAACTTCTTTCTCATCTTTCTGTAAGAAGTAATTACTTTCATAATTTGTTTGATGGGGTAAAAATAATAGCAAACTCTTTGCACAACAAAAAGGTCCTCCTTGTTCTTGATGATATAAGTGAAAGAAGCCAATTAGAGAACTTAGCCGGAAAACAAGAATGGTTTGGTCCCGGTAGCAGAATAATCATCACTACTAGAGATAAGCATCTGCTAATGACACATGGCGTGCATCAGACATGCGAGCTTGAAGGCTTAGTTCAGAAAGAAGCCCTTCATTTATTCTGTCTGAAAGCTTTTAAACAAGATCAACCCAAAAGCAAATATCAGAATTTGTGCTACGAAGTGGTTGAATACACAAGAGGCCTTCCATTGGCACTTGAAGTATTGGGGTCTCATCTTTGTGGAAGAACTCCTGAGGCTTGGCATAGTGCTTTAAAGCAATTAAGAAGTTCTCCACACCCTGAAATCcaaaattcattgaaaataaGTTTTGAAAGTTTGTCGAGCACAGAGAGAGAAATGTTTTTGGatattgcttgtttcttcaaAGGCATGGACAAGGATGAAGTAGTAGAAGTGTTAGAAAATTGTGGTCATTTTCCACAAATTggaattgaaattttgattgaaaaatctTTGGTCACTCTTGGTAGGGGTAATAAATTGGAAATGCATGATTTACTTCAAGAAATGGGAAAGAATATAGTGTTTCAAGTATCTCCAAATGATCCAGGAAAACGTAGTAGATTGTGGTCTCAAGATGACACCAGCCATGTGTTGACACAAAATAAG GGAACTGAAGCAATTCAAGCAATAGTACACTATGCTCAACCATATGAAGCAAGATGGAGCTCTGAAGCAATTCAAGCAAAAGTACGCTATACTCGACCATATGAAGCAAGATGGAGCTCTGAAGCTTTCTCCAAGACCAGCAACATAAGGTTGCTAAAGATACGTAATGTGTGTCGTCTTTCCCATGGCCTTGATTGCCTTCCTTATGCACTCAGAGTTCTTGACTGGCAAGGATGCCCTCTGAAAACTCTGCCACTTACTGATCAACTGGATGTTGTTGACATCAATTTGTCTTGGAGCAAAATTGAACAACTTTGGCACGGAAGAAAG ATTTTACATAAGTTGAAGTGCATCAACTTGAGTTTTTCCGATAACCTAAACCAAACCCCTGACTTTGTGGAGGTTCCGAATCTCGAATCGTTAGTTCTTGAAGGTTGTACAAGCCTAACCGAAATCCACTCATCTGTTATGCAGCTCAAGAAACTTGTTCAATTGAACTTAAGAGGCTGCAAAAGGCTCAAAGCTCTTCCAGGTAAAATGGAGATGAGTTCATTAAAGGTTTTAAATCTTTCTGGTTGTTCAAACATGAACACTGTCCCAGACTTTGGGAATTGCATGGGACATCTAGCAGAGCTTCATTTGGATGGAACTGCTGTAACAGAGCTACCTTCATCACTAGGATGTCTGGTTGGACTTGTTCTTTTGCATTTACAGTATTGCAGGTATCTTCTTTGCCTTCCGGATACCATTCATAAGTTGAAGTCCCTCGAAGTTCTTAATGTTTCTTATTGCTCGAAACTCAGTAGCTTGCCAAAGTGCTTACAGGAAATGAATAATCTGGAAGAACTTTATGCAAGCAATACTGCCATTGAAGAACTACCCTTATGTTTATGTTATCTAGAAAACATCAAAGTAGTGTCATTTGCTGGTTGCAAAGAGTCAACATCTGAGTTAAATTGCTTTCGAGTTGCATCTGCTGTTTGCGGTCCATCCCCTTTGATAAGGTTAGATTTAAGTTATTGCAATCTACTTGCTGAATCAATACCAGATGGTTTTTGTGGCTTATCTTTACTGAGGGATTTAGATCTTTCTGGCAACAACTTTGTTAACCTACCAAGCGACATTTCTAAACACACTGCGCTTGAATATCTTCGTCTAAACTCGTGCAAGAAGCTTCAGTCATTGCCTGAGCTTCCATTAAGCATAAAAATGATAGAGGCAAGCAACTGTTCCTCATTGGTAACTTCTAAATTCCATCCATCTAGCAAATGCAGCATTTTTGCATCACCTTTACAATGGCACTTACCAAGAGAACAGAAGAGCCTGCTCAAG GGGATTTGCTTTCCGAGAACACGATTCGACATGTTTATCACAGGCAATGAAATTCCATCATGGTTTGCACCTCAAAAGTCCTCTTCCTTTGCAGAAATACCATTTCCTCATCCTTCTCCTCCAACTGAATGGCTGGGATTTGCTCTCTGTTTCTTGCTGGTAGCTGATCGGCCTCTGGGCTATTACGATGCAGAGATCACTTGTTACACGGCAACACAAACATCATTAGAGTCCCGCATACTCGTACCAGATATTCAGGCCAACAAAATAATGGTACCGTACAAAGATGATTGGAGGGCTGAGTCTCCCGTGATCACCAGGCATCTTCCTGATATGGAGCCAAAACAACCTCACCTTTACATTCTCTTTCTGTCCATTGGAGAATACCTTGAAAGAATGCATACAGGTTATGGATTTGGTTTGAGGAGTTGGTCTGGCCGTTCATTGAGAATAGTGCAGGCTGGGTGTCGTCTGGTGTGCAAGGAAGATGTTCAAGATATTTATGGAAATCATTCCCATACTTCCTCTGTAGGGCCtaaggaaaaaaaacaaaaaacaaacaacaacgatggaccaagctcataa